In the genome of Sphaeramia orbicularis chromosome 13, fSphaOr1.1, whole genome shotgun sequence, one region contains:
- the cldna gene encoding claudin a — protein sequence MVAAGFQMMGIALCIIGWIGAIVVCALPQWKVSAFVGNNIVTAQTTWEGIWMSCVVQSTGQMQCKVYDSMLALSQDLQAARALLIISILIGIVGILLAIAGGKCTNCVEDESSKAKVSIAAGAIFIISGIMCIIPVSWTASNIIREFYNPMLGSQKKELGAALFIGWGASALLILGGALLCANCPPKDNYSAKYTAARSNGPRDYV from the coding sequence ATGGTGGCCGCCGGTTTCCAGATGATGGGCATTGCCCTGTGCATTATCGGCTGGATCGGAGCCATTGTGGTTTGCGCTTTACCTCAGTGGAAGGTCTCAGCCTTCGTCGGGAACAACATCGTCACGGCTCAGACGACGTGGGAGGGGATCTGGATGAGCTGCGTGGTCCAGAGCACGGGTCAGATGCAGTGTAAGGTCTATGACTCCATGCTGGCCCTCTCCCAGGACCTCCAGGCCGCCCGCGCCCTCCTCATCATCTCCATCCTCATCGGCATCGTCGGCATCCTCCTCGCCATCGCCGGAGGGAAGTGCACCAACTGCGTGGAGGACGAGAGCTCCAAAGCCAAAGTCAGCATCGCGGCCGGTGCTATCTTCATCATCAGCGGCATCATGTGCATCATCCCCGTTTCCTGGACGGCCAGCAACATCATCAGGGAATTCTACAACCCCATGCTGGGCTCTCAGAAGAAGGAGCTGGGGGCTGCACTCTTCATCGGCTGGGGGGCGTCAGCTCTCCTCATCCTGGGCGGGGCTCTCCTCTGTGCAAACTGCCCCCCCAAGGACAACTACTCTGCAAAGTACACAGCGGCACGCTCCAACGGACCCAGGGACTATGTCTGA
- the LOC115430974 gene encoding claudin-4-like: MVSQGIQLMGISMSVIGWLMTVIVCALPMWKVTAFIGANIITAQTIWQGLWMNCVVQSTGQMQCKVYDSMLALPQDLQAARAMIIISILAGIFGVIMSIAGAKCTNCIENERSKARTCILSGVLFIVSGLLCLIPVSWTANTVVSNFYNPLVLSAQRYELGASLYIGWAAAALLFMGGGLLCWNCPPKEEYRHYAPKYTPPKTSSTSREYV; the protein is encoded by the coding sequence ATGGTCTCTCAGGGGATTCAGCTAATGGGCATTTCCATGTCCGTGATTGGCTGGTTGATGACGGTGATAGTGTGCGCGCTGCCCATGTGGAAGGTCACGGCCTTCATCGGCGCCAACATCATCACGGCTCAGACCATCTGGCAGGGCTTGTGGATGAACTGTGTGGTGCAGAGTACGGGGCAGATGCAGTGTAAGGTCTACGACTCCATGCTGGCGCTGCCCCAGGACCTGCAGGCCGCCCGCGCCATGATCATCATCTCCATCCTGGCCGGGATCTTCGGGGTCATCATGTCCATCGCCGGCGCCAAATGCACAAACTGCATCGAGAACGAGCGCTCCAAAGCCAGGACGTGCATCCTGTCTGGAGTTCTGTTCATCGTCTCGGGGCTCCTGTGTCTCATCCCCGTCTCCTGGACCGCCAACACCGTCGTCTCTAACTTTTACAACCCGCTGGTGCTCTCGGCGCAGAGGTACGAGTTGGGGGCGTCGCTGTACATCGGATGGGCGGCCGCTGCGCTGCTGTTCATGGGAGGGGGGCTGCTGTGTTGGAACTGTCCACCCAAAGAGGAATACCGCCACTATGCGCCCAAATACACGCCGCCAAAGACCTCCTCCACGTCCAGAGAGTATGTGTAA